In Halalkalicoccus subterraneus, a single genomic region encodes these proteins:
- a CDS encoding MBL fold metallo-hydrolase, with product MSTTYGGLTIDWLGYATSRITDGERVVYIDPGRYGVLDGYDARDGDLVLVTHDDHYDPDGIERVAADDAVVCVFEEIRSEEIDRESRPVSDLEYEIRRVGTGDSFAVDGIKIEAISAYNTSEGHVRADGTPYHPEGEGVGYRLDFGDTTVFYPGDSDVIEEYEGLTADVFLAPIDDAFTMSPGAVLDLAERIGAELVVPVHYDTFEALEADDEAFAASARERGLTVELLSPEV from the coding sequence GTGTCCACCACCTACGGCGGCCTGACGATCGACTGGCTCGGCTACGCGACCTCGCGGATCACGGACGGAGAACGGGTCGTCTACATCGACCCCGGTCGATACGGCGTTCTGGACGGCTACGACGCCCGGGACGGCGACCTCGTGCTCGTCACCCACGACGACCACTACGACCCCGACGGGATCGAGCGCGTCGCCGCGGACGACGCCGTGGTCTGCGTCTTCGAGGAGATTCGAAGCGAGGAGATCGACCGAGAGTCGCGGCCCGTTTCGGATCTCGAGTACGAGATCCGTCGGGTCGGAACCGGCGACTCGTTCGCGGTCGATGGAATCAAAATCGAGGCGATCAGTGCCTACAACACGTCCGAGGGGCACGTCCGCGCGGACGGCACGCCGTACCACCCCGAGGGCGAGGGCGTGGGCTACCGGCTCGATTTCGGGGACACGACGGTCTTCTACCCCGGCGACAGCGACGTGATCGAGGAGTACGAGGGGCTCACCGCCGACGTCTTCCTCGCGCCCATCGACGACGCCTTTACGATGTCGCCCGGCGCCGTTCTGGATCTCGCCGAACGGATCGGTGCCGAGCTCGTGGTGCCGGTTCACTACGACACCTTCGAGGCACTGGAAGCCGACGACGAGGCCTTCGCCGCGAGCGCGCGCGAACGCGGGCTGACCGTCGAACTCCTCAGTCCCGAGGTCTGA
- a CDS encoding PH domain-containing protein, producing MHSLHPRIRIVWVLQAALSAVVLAAIVGLVGFFALDIGLWLPVAVFAGLFVLFAAHSLLRYRIWRYEVREDALYLERGVFTRVKTVVPFVRIQHVDSRRSPLERVTGLASTVVYTAGSRGADVTVPGLTPDGADDLQRRLKALAIDAEGDDAV from the coding sequence ATGCATTCGCTCCACCCTCGGATTCGGATCGTTTGGGTGCTTCAGGCCGCCCTTTCCGCGGTGGTACTCGCGGCCATCGTCGGACTGGTCGGGTTTTTCGCACTTGATATCGGACTCTGGCTCCCGGTCGCCGTCTTTGCCGGGCTGTTCGTCCTCTTCGCCGCTCACAGCCTGCTTCGCTACCGAATCTGGCGCTACGAGGTCCGCGAGGACGCGTTGTACCTCGAACGCGGCGTCTTCACCCGGGTGAAGACGGTCGTCCCCTTCGTGCGCATCCAGCACGTCGACTCGCGGCGCAGTCCGCTCGAACGCGTGACGGGACTGGCGAGCACCGTCGTTTATACGGCGGGCTCGCGGGGCGCTGACGTGACGGTGCCGGGATTGACGCCCGACGGGGCCGACGACCTCCAGCGCCGGCTGAAGGCACTCGCGATCGACGCCGAGGGTGACG